A genome region from Clostridium pasteurianum includes the following:
- the argJ gene encoding bifunctional glutamate N-acetyltransferase/amino-acid acetyltransferase ArgJ — MNSIKVLENKSIADVPYFKAMGASCGLKGGDKNDLCVVYSEKPCIAAGTFTTNKVKAAPVLLNMEHIKSENVYAITANSGNANACTGDDGYKKAYMMAEVAAKYLNINPEEVLVASTGVIGVPLPIDNVVSGIKKVFSLFPNSSGEEAIKGIMTTDTIQKKICIEFTLDDKKVTIGAIAKGSGMIHPNMATMLSFVGTDANISKEMLNKALKESVKDSYNMISVDRDTSTNDMVLVLANGTANNKLIDTECSDYETFKKALHYVNVEISKMIAKDGEGATKLIESKVFGACSLKNARIAAKSIITSSLVKAAIFGSDANWGRIICALGYSGADLDPYKIDIYFSNADKKIQTCSKGVSLAFDENTAKEILDGEKVNIEVNLNDGDFSATAWGCDLTYDYVKINGSYRS; from the coding sequence ATGAACTCTATAAAAGTATTAGAAAATAAAAGTATTGCTGATGTACCTTATTTTAAAGCAATGGGTGCTTCCTGTGGTTTAAAAGGCGGAGATAAAAATGATTTATGTGTAGTTTACAGCGAAAAGCCATGTATAGCAGCCGGAACATTTACAACAAACAAAGTAAAAGCAGCTCCCGTACTTTTAAATATGGAGCATATAAAATCAGAAAATGTATATGCAATAACAGCAAACAGCGGAAATGCAAATGCATGTACAGGTGATGACGGATACAAAAAAGCATACATGATGGCAGAAGTAGCAGCAAAATACCTTAACATAAATCCAGAAGAAGTATTAGTTGCTTCAACAGGTGTTATAGGTGTTCCTCTTCCAATTGATAATGTAGTTTCAGGAATAAAAAAAGTATTTTCATTATTTCCAAATAGCAGCGGAGAAGAAGCTATAAAAGGAATAATGACGACAGATACTATACAAAAAAAGATATGCATTGAATTCACTCTTGATGATAAAAAAGTTACAATTGGAGCTATTGCAAAAGGTTCTGGAATGATTCATCCTAATATGGCAACAATGTTGAGCTTTGTAGGTACTGATGCAAACATATCAAAAGAAATGCTGAATAAAGCACTAAAGGAAAGCGTTAAGGATTCCTACAATATGATTTCTGTTGACAGAGATACCAGCACTAATGACATGGTTTTAGTTCTTGCAAATGGGACTGCAAATAATAAGCTTATAGACACCGAATGCTCTGACTATGAGACATTCAAAAAAGCACTTCACTATGTAAATGTTGAAATATCAAAAATGATTGCAAAAGATGGTGAGGGCGCCACAAAATTAATTGAATCCAAAGTATTTGGAGCATGCTCTTTAAAAAATGCAAGGATAGCAGCAAAATCAATTATAACTTCAAGCTTAGTAAAAGCAGCTATATTTGGCAGCGATGCAAACTGGGGCAGAATAATATGTGCACTTGGTTACAGCGGTGCAGACTTAGATCCCTACAAAATAGATATTTACTTTTCTAATGCAGATAAAAAAATTCAAACCTGCTCAAAGGGAGTATCCTTGGCTTTTGATGAAAACACTGCGAAAGAAATTTTAGATGGTGAAAAAGTCAATATAGAAGTAAATTTAAATGATGGTGATTTTAGTGCCACCGCCTGGGGCTGTGATTTAACCTACGATTATGTAAAAATTAACGGCAGCTACAGATCATAA
- the argC gene encoding N-acetyl-gamma-glutamyl-phosphate reductase has translation MINVGIVGATGYAGEVLTWLLNNHPNVNLVFLASHSYGNTAFSSTYCNFKNIIENLCIDDSEVENNLNKIDILFTALPSGKTFSIVQKAVKAGVKVIDLGADYRLKSAETYETWYHIKHECKELLKNSVYGLPEICKDKIKTANLVANPGCYPTASSLALIPLLHHKLIEPNSIIIDAKSGVSGAGRKASTNNLFIECNDSVKAYGVAGHRHTPEIEQTLSSVAKENITLTFTPHLIPMSRGILSVCYSNLKETLALNKVYDIYKEFYTNNHFIRIIDDLPETRWVKGSNYCDIAIRIDKRTNRIIVLSAIDNLMKGAASQAVQNMNIMYNLDEKTGIDLTPMFP, from the coding sequence ATGATAAATGTTGGCATAGTAGGTGCTACAGGCTACGCAGGAGAGGTTTTAACATGGTTACTAAATAATCACCCAAATGTAAATTTAGTTTTTTTAGCTTCTCACAGCTACGGTAATACAGCATTTAGTTCTACCTATTGCAATTTTAAAAATATAATTGAAAATTTATGCATAGATGACAGCGAAGTAGAAAATAATTTAAATAAAATTGATATACTTTTTACAGCTCTGCCTTCAGGTAAAACTTTTTCTATTGTACAAAAAGCAGTAAAGGCTGGAGTTAAAGTTATAGATCTTGGAGCTGATTACAGATTAAAATCTGCTGAAACCTATGAAACATGGTATCATATTAAGCATGAATGTAAAGAGCTTCTAAAAAACTCAGTATATGGGCTTCCCGAAATTTGCAAAGACAAAATAAAAACTGCAAATTTAGTTGCAAATCCAGGGTGCTACCCAACTGCATCTTCACTTGCACTTATTCCCCTTCTTCATCATAAGCTCATTGAGCCAAACTCTATAATAATAGATGCAAAATCAGGTGTATCTGGTGCAGGGAGAAAAGCCTCAACAAATAATTTATTCATTGAGTGCAATGATAGTGTAAAAGCATACGGCGTTGCAGGTCACAGGCACACTCCTGAAATAGAACAAACTTTAAGTAGTGTAGCAAAAGAAAATATAACCCTTACATTCACACCTCACCTTATACCAATGAGTAGAGGAATATTATCTGTATGTTACAGCAACTTAAAAGAAACTTTAGCTCTCAATAAAGTATATGATATATACAAAGAATTTTACACTAATAATCATTTTATTAGAATAATTGATGATTTGCCTGAAACAAGATGGGTTAAAGGATCAAATTATTGTGATATTGCTATAAGAATAGATAAAAGAACAAATAGAATAATAGTTCTATCTGCCATTGATAATTTAATGAAAGGTGCTGCTAGCCAGGCAGTTCAAAATATGAATATAATGTATAACTTAGATGAAAAAACAGGAATAGATTTAACTCCTATGTTTCCTTAA
- the argB gene encoding acetylglutamate kinase produces MKKTQSTFKDALSMFSKYKGKTFVIKYGGSIMKNKKAEEAFIKDVKGLRQLGINIVIVHGGGPEISRWLELSGIESKFVDGLRVTDERVIEIVQMVLSGKVNKRLSLELNLDGVKAVGLSGVDNKLIEACKKYVYKNNEKIDIGYVGKVTGINSEFIKKLLSNGQVPIISPIGCDEEGKIYNINADYAAAFISSALDAEKLIILTDVEGVYKDIDNPGSIIHEMDVKDVNYYIKEEIIKGGMIPKMQCCASAIENGTKKVHLIDGRNNHCLLNDILNYNGTIISYGSDTKCQKAI; encoded by the coding sequence ATGAAAAAAACTCAAAGTACATTTAAAGATGCTTTGTCAATGTTTAGCAAATATAAAGGAAAAACATTTGTTATAAAATATGGTGGAAGCATTATGAAAAATAAAAAAGCTGAAGAGGCATTTATAAAAGATGTTAAAGGTCTTAGACAACTTGGAATTAATATAGTTATAGTTCATGGTGGTGGACCTGAGATTTCAAGATGGCTTGAACTTTCCGGAATAGAAAGCAAATTTGTTGATGGACTTAGAGTTACAGATGAAAGAGTGATAGAAATAGTTCAAATGGTTCTTTCAGGGAAAGTAAATAAAAGATTATCCCTTGAATTAAATTTAGATGGAGTTAAGGCCGTTGGTTTAAGCGGTGTTGATAATAAATTAATTGAAGCATGTAAGAAATATGTATATAAAAATAATGAAAAAATAGATATAGGATATGTAGGAAAAGTAACAGGTATAAATTCTGAATTTATAAAAAAACTTTTATCAAATGGACAGGTTCCTATTATATCGCCTATAGGTTGTGATGAAGAGGGAAAGATTTATAATATAAATGCTGATTATGCTGCTGCATTTATAAGTTCTGCTCTTGATGCTGAAAAACTTATAATACTTACAGATGTAGAGGGTGTATATAAGGATATAGATAATCCAGGCAGTATAATTCATGAAATGGATGTTAAGGATGTTAATTATTATATAAAGGAAGAAATCATAAAAGGTGGAATGATACCTAAAATGCAGTGCTGTGCTAGTGCTATAGAAAATGGTACTAAAAAGGTTCATCTTATAGATGGAAGAAACAATCATTGCCTTTTAAATGATATTTTAAATTATAACGGTACAATAATTTCTTATGGGAGTGATACAAAATGTCAAAAAGCTATTTAA
- a CDS encoding aspartate aminotransferase family protein, with product MSKSYLMNTYGRFDVTFVKGKGTKLYDDKGNEYTDFVSGVAVNCLGHCHPSIVNAIKEQSSKLMHVSNYYWNESAMELTEVLCTHSDFDKVFMCNSGTEAIEAGLKLARKYGSIHGGQDKKEIIYMNNSFHGRTMGSLSVTGQPKYQESFRPLIGGVKSVNFNDENDIKEKISSKTCAVIIEPIQGEGGIVPANKEYLQLLRKLCNENGALLIFDEVQCGMGRTGSLFAYQKFGVVPDIVCIAKALGGGFPIGAMLAKENVASAFVPGDHGNTYGGNPLACSVALAVLNELINNKVVEVNVNEKSKYLFDKLNDLKKKYKVIDDVRGMGLLIGVSVNCNVKDVINKCFENKLLLITAGKDVIRFLPPLNVSFEEIDKAVSIFEKSLS from the coding sequence ATGTCAAAAAGCTATTTAATGAATACTTATGGAAGATTCGATGTTACATTTGTAAAGGGTAAGGGAACTAAGTTATATGATGATAAGGGAAATGAATATACAGACTTTGTATCTGGAGTTGCTGTAAACTGCTTAGGACATTGCCACCCATCAATAGTCAATGCAATTAAGGAACAGAGCAGTAAACTTATGCATGTATCTAATTATTACTGGAATGAAAGTGCTATGGAATTAACGGAAGTTTTATGTACTCACAGTGATTTTGATAAAGTTTTTATGTGCAATAGTGGTACAGAGGCAATTGAAGCAGGACTTAAACTTGCAAGAAAATATGGTAGTATTCACGGTGGGCAGGATAAAAAAGAAATTATATATATGAATAATTCTTTTCACGGCAGAACTATGGGTTCACTTTCAGTTACAGGTCAGCCTAAATATCAGGAGAGTTTTAGGCCTTTAATTGGAGGCGTTAAATCTGTCAATTTTAATGATGAAAATGATATAAAAGAGAAAATAAGTAGCAAAACTTGTGCGGTTATAATAGAACCAATTCAAGGTGAAGGCGGAATAGTCCCAGCAAATAAGGAATATTTACAGCTTCTTAGAAAATTATGTAATGAGAATGGTGCACTTTTAATTTTTGATGAAGTACAGTGTGGAATGGGAAGAACGGGAAGTCTTTTTGCATATCAAAAATTCGGCGTGGTTCCTGATATAGTATGTATAGCTAAGGCACTTGGTGGTGGATTCCCAATAGGAGCTATGCTTGCAAAAGAAAATGTTGCATCTGCATTTGTGCCAGGAGATCATGGAAATACATACGGAGGAAATCCCTTGGCATGTTCAGTTGCGCTTGCAGTATTAAATGAATTAATAAATAATAAAGTTGTTGAAGTAAATGTAAATGAGAAGAGTAAATATTTATTTGATAAACTAAATGATTTGAAGAAAAAATATAAAGTTATAGACGATGTTAGGGGAATGGGACTTTTAATTGGTGTAAGTGTAAACTGTAATGTAAAAGATGTAATAAATAAATGTTTTGAAAATAAACTTCTTTTAATTACAGCAGGAAAAGATGTTATTAGATTTTTACCACCTCTTAATGTAAGCTTTGAGGAGATAGATAAGGCAGTTAGCATATTCGAGAAAAGTTTATCATAA
- a CDS encoding TIGR03905 family TSCPD domain-containing protein — MHIYKTKGVCSREIHFDIKDNKVINVSFVGGCNGNGQGIGKLVEGMPVDDVIKRLRGINCNGKGTSCPDQLSKALEEIK; from the coding sequence ATGCACATTTATAAAACAAAAGGAGTTTGTTCTAGAGAAATTCACTTTGATATTAAAGATAATAAAGTAATTAACGTATCCTTTGTAGGAGGATGTAATGGCAATGGTCAAGGAATAGGAAAACTAGTAGAGGGAATGCCTGTTGACGATGTTATTAAACGCCTTCGCGGTATAAACTGTAACGGAAAAGGAACTTCCTGTCCAGATCAACTTTCAAAGGCTCTTGAAGAAATTAAATAA
- a CDS encoding YncE family protein, which yields MCNSGSDDVSVIDLNSLSECSRINLRIQMDRIGPHGICRYKDNIITANMFSNTISIINFERREIYKSLFIGMHCNDLKVFNERAYVVCGDSNSIVKYNIKNESVEEIIPCGCMPHSIDFNVKNNTFVTADMEDSTITIFKDDDYGYVKRVKVGEYPTKALFTEDGKKIIVCESNMGTDSNGTLSIIPLNNTEKRLSIKVGKWPVDVFYENGVCFVSNLGEGSISIVRLDRIKESKKIYIGGMPRGILKRNEILYVDDSYNNSLICIDMKLDKTKIIPIGNEPTGIIFI from the coding sequence GTGTGTAATTCTGGTTCAGATGATGTATCTGTTATAGATTTGAATAGCTTAAGTGAGTGCTCAAGAATTAACTTAAGGATTCAAATGGACAGAATTGGACCTCATGGTATTTGCAGATATAAGGATAACATAATAACTGCTAATATGTTTAGTAATACCATTTCAATTATAAATTTTGAGAGGAGAGAGATCTATAAAAGCCTTTTTATAGGTATGCACTGCAATGACCTTAAAGTTTTCAATGAAAGAGCATATGTTGTATGTGGTGATTCAAATAGTATTGTAAAGTATAATATTAAAAATGAGAGTGTAGAGGAAATAATTCCTTGTGGGTGCATGCCGCATAGCATAGATTTTAATGTGAAAAATAATACGTTTGTAACAGCAGATATGGAGGACTCTACAATTACAATTTTTAAAGATGATGATTATGGTTATGTAAAAAGAGTAAAAGTTGGAGAGTATCCTACAAAGGCATTGTTTACAGAAGATGGTAAGAAAATAATAGTTTGTGAAAGTAATATGGGCACTGATTCAAATGGAACTTTAAGTATAATACCTTTAAATAATACAGAAAAAAGGCTTAGTATTAAAGTTGGTAAGTGGCCTGTAGATGTTTTTTATGAAAATGGAGTATGCTTTGTTTCGAATCTTGGTGAAGGAAGTATAAGTATAGTGCGACTAGATAGAATAAAAGAATCAAAAAAAATATATATAGGTGGTATGCCAAGGGGGATATTAAAGAGAAATGAAATATTATATGTAGATGACAGCTATAATAACAGTCTTATATGTATTGACATGAAACTAGATAAAACAAAAATAATACCAATAGGAAATGAGCCTACAGGTATTATTTTTATCTAA
- a CDS encoding DUF4364 family protein codes for MFEDTLELAENKLLLLYILHKLKFPISRNQFTEIILENNFMNYFILQQYITELISCDFVKITKKEDKHRLSITNKGSKVLTLFINRLGADKKDLIDKYIESNLHNIKNAISVTADYTIADKNSFIVDLKAMENEITLIDIKLNVVSNKQARELCSKWKSSSSELYNKIINLLTKD; via the coding sequence ATGTTTGAAGACACTTTAGAATTAGCTGAAAACAAACTTCTTTTGCTTTATATATTACATAAATTAAAATTTCCTATTTCCAGAAATCAATTTACCGAAATAATTCTTGAAAATAATTTTATGAATTATTTTATACTTCAACAATATATAACTGAACTTATATCTTGTGATTTTGTTAAAATAACCAAAAAAGAAGATAAGCATAGACTTTCAATTACAAATAAAGGTTCAAAAGTTTTAACCTTATTTATAAATAGACTTGGCGCAGATAAAAAAGATTTAATTGATAAATATATAGAATCAAATCTACATAATATAAAAAATGCAATAAGTGTTACGGCCGATTATACTATCGCAGATAAAAACAGCTTTATTGTTGACTTAAAAGCCATGGAAAACGAAATAACTCTAATAGATATAAAGTTGAATGTAGTTTCAAACAAACAGGCTAGAGAGTTGTGCAGTAAATGGAAATCATCATCTTCTGAATTATATAATAAAATAATTAATCTTCTCACTAAGGATTAG
- the pdaB gene encoding polysaccharide deacetylase family sporulation protein PdaB, whose protein sequence is MHVIFAKKVNTKKIFFSIFLLISCFAIFIYMHEKSFGVFVEKNKKLPIYSVDTNDKKIAITFDTSWGNDNTNKILDILDKNNAKATFFVIGRWAEDYPDETREICKRGNEIGNHSYKHLDMTNMSKEQIKNDIKNAEDKIYSITGVRTKVFRCPSGSYSNSVVDVVNSMGYRCIQWNVDSIDWREQGQKVEYDRVMSKVKPGSIILFHNNSKYTPYNLNKILNNLKDDGYKFVRISDLIYDNNSYIDYMGRQIKK, encoded by the coding sequence TTGCATGTAATATTTGCAAAAAAAGTAAACACAAAAAAAATATTTTTCTCCATATTTTTACTGATTTCTTGTTTTGCAATTTTTATATATATGCACGAAAAAAGTTTTGGAGTTTTTGTCGAAAAAAATAAAAAGCTTCCAATATATTCGGTAGATACTAACGACAAAAAAATTGCAATTACATTTGATACTAGTTGGGGAAATGATAATACTAATAAAATACTTGATATATTAGATAAAAATAATGCTAAGGCTACTTTTTTTGTAATAGGTAGATGGGCAGAAGATTATCCGGATGAAACACGTGAAATATGCAAGAGAGGAAATGAAATAGGAAATCATTCTTATAAGCATTTAGATATGACTAACATGTCAAAAGAACAAATAAAGAATGATATTAAGAATGCTGAAGATAAAATTTATTCTATTACAGGAGTTAGGACAAAAGTTTTTAGATGTCCTTCTGGCTCATATAGCAATTCTGTAGTTGATGTAGTTAATAGCATGGGATATAGGTGTATTCAGTGGAATGTTGACAGCATAGACTGGAGAGAACAGGGGCAGAAGGTTGAATATGATAGGGTCATGAGTAAAGTAAAGCCAGGTTCTATAATACTTTTTCATAATAATTCAAAGTATACACCATACAATTTGAATAAGATATTAAATAACTTAAAAGATGATGGGTACAAATTTGTAAGAATATCAGACTTAATTTATGATAATAACTCCTATATTGATTATATGGGTAGACAAATAAAAAAATAG
- a CDS encoding single-stranded DNA-binding protein has translation MDNLMLNNKLCLEGVISSKLEFSHEMYGEGFYNFYLDVQRLSDAKDRLFVTVSERLITGMNLDVGKEVIVEGQLRSYNKFVDGSNRLILTVFTRNIQYCSEKSKNPNQIFLDGFICKKPVYRTTPFGREISDMLLAVNRSYNKSDYIPTIAWGRNSRFCETLKVGDNIRIWGRLQSREYQKKISEKDVIKKTAYEVSISKMEKVQEEENGEESNVVDIDVHEDQHKKVI, from the coding sequence ATGGATAACTTAATGTTAAATAATAAACTTTGTCTTGAAGGAGTAATTTCATCAAAACTTGAATTTAGTCATGAAATGTATGGAGAAGGTTTTTATAATTTTTATCTAGATGTTCAGAGACTAAGTGATGCCAAGGATAGATTGTTTGTAACTGTTTCAGAGAGATTAATTACAGGAATGAATTTGGATGTAGGTAAAGAGGTAATTGTAGAGGGGCAGCTTAGATCTTATAATAAATTTGTTGATGGTTCCAATAGACTTATACTTACTGTATTTACAAGAAATATCCAATATTGTAGTGAAAAAAGTAAAAATCCTAATCAAATATTTTTAGATGGCTTTATATGCAAGAAGCCGGTATACAGAACAACTCCTTTTGGAAGGGAGATATCTGATATGCTTTTAGCTGTAAATAGATCATATAATAAATCGGATTACATACCCACAATAGCATGGGGTAGGAATTCTAGATTTTGTGAAACTTTAAAAGTAGGAGATAATATAAGAATATGGGGAAGACTTCAGAGCAGAGAATATCAAAAGAAAATATCAGAGAAAGATGTAATTAAAAAGACAGCATACGAAGTTTCTATATCAAAAATGGAAAAGGTTCAGGAAGAAGAGAATGGCGAAGAATCAAATGTAGTTGATATTGATGTGCATGAAGATCAGCATAAGAAGGTAATTTAA
- the dapD gene encoding 2,3,4,5-tetrahydropyridine-2,6-dicarboxylate N-acetyltransferase: MNYDLTNPYEIAKYIKEAKKTTPLKVYVNGNLDDCHSDSIDLFGTNDFYVLFGESDKVSDFLQSNHDKIKNFRIEQDRRNSAIPLIDMTKIDARIEPGAIIRDKVSIGKNAVIMMGAVINIGSEIGEGAMIDMNAVVGARGKIGKRTHVGAGAVIAGVLEPPSKSPCEIGDDVLIGANSVILEGVKIGSNSVIAAGSVVVEDIPSGVVAAGTPAKIVKKVDDKTKDKTKIMADLRK, from the coding sequence ATGAATTATGATTTAACTAACCCATACGAAATTGCAAAATACATAAAAGAAGCAAAGAAAACCACACCCCTTAAAGTCTATGTAAATGGTAATTTAGACGACTGCCATTCAGATAGTATTGATCTTTTTGGAACAAATGATTTTTATGTTTTATTTGGAGAAAGTGATAAAGTATCTGACTTCCTACAATCAAATCATGATAAAATTAAGAATTTTAGAATAGAACAGGACAGAAGAAACTCAGCTATACCACTAATTGATATGACAAAAATAGATGCAAGAATAGAACCTGGTGCTATTATACGTGATAAAGTATCCATAGGCAAAAATGCCGTTATAATGATGGGTGCTGTAATAAACATTGGATCTGAAATAGGTGAAGGTGCTATGATAGATATGAATGCTGTCGTTGGCGCTAGAGGTAAAATAGGTAAAAGAACTCATGTTGGAGCAGGTGCTGTAATTGCCGGAGTTTTAGAACCACCTAGTAAATCACCATGCGAAATAGGAGATGATGTTCTAATTGGAGCAAATTCTGTTATATTAGAAGGCGTTAAAATAGGTTCTAATTCCGTTATAGCAGCAGGATCTGTTGTAGTAGAAGATATTCCTTCAGGCGTTGTTGCAGCTGGCACACCAGCAAAGATAGTAAAAAAAGTAGATGATAAAACCAAAGATAAAACTAAAATAATGGCTGATTTAAGAAAGTAA
- a CDS encoding pyridoxal phosphate-dependent aminotransferase: MKSNKISSGASSIEISGIRKFYNKVVKIEGAISLTLGQPDFPVPSKVKKAMIEAINENKTAYTSNAGIEELRAEISKYLKNDFNINYDKDEICITAGGTEGIIDIFETLVDKGDKVLIPEPAFPAYDSCTKLLGGKVISYGLYGSDFSIDFNELEEKIKDEKPKFMVVSYPSNPTGAVLSKEDNEKLHNIIKNNDIVVVSDEMYSALCYEDNYYSISQYEDIRDKVIVVSGFSKTFSMTGLRIGYVCACENYMDSILKAHQYTTTCAPSISQYGALEGLRSCSEDVLYMKNEFKKRRDYIYKRLNDIGIKASMPKGAFYIFPDISNFGLTSEEFCEKLLNEAKVAIVPGSAFGKLGEGFARISYAYSMEELKECLDRMEKWVGTLK, translated from the coding sequence ATGAAAAGCAATAAAATATCATCAGGTGCTAGTAGCATAGAGATATCTGGCATAAGAAAATTTTATAATAAAGTTGTAAAAATAGAGGGAGCTATATCACTTACACTTGGTCAACCTGATTTTCCTGTACCATCTAAAGTAAAAAAAGCAATGATAGAAGCTATAAATGAAAATAAGACAGCTTATACATCAAATGCTGGTATAGAAGAACTTAGAGCTGAAATAAGTAAGTATTTAAAAAATGATTTTAACATAAATTATGATAAAGATGAAATTTGCATTACGGCAGGAGGCACTGAAGGAATAATTGATATATTTGAGACCCTTGTAGATAAAGGAGATAAGGTTCTTATTCCAGAACCTGCATTCCCTGCATATGATAGCTGCACTAAACTTTTAGGTGGTAAGGTTATAAGTTATGGATTATACGGTAGTGATTTTTCTATAGATTTTAATGAGTTAGAAGAAAAAATAAAAGATGAAAAACCCAAATTTATGGTTGTATCATATCCTTCAAATCCTACTGGTGCGGTTTTAAGCAAAGAAGATAATGAAAAATTACATAATATAATAAAAAATAATGATATTGTAGTTGTATCCGATGAAATGTACAGTGCATTATGTTATGAAGATAACTACTATTCAATATCTCAATACGAAGATATAAGAGATAAAGTTATTGTAGTAAGCGGATTTTCTAAAACATTTTCAATGACAGGACTTAGAATAGGATACGTTTGTGCATGTGAAAATTATATGGACAGCATATTAAAGGCTCACCAATATACAACAACATGTGCACCATCAATATCTCAATACGGTGCTTTAGAAGGCTTAAGAAGCTGCAGCGAAGATGTTTTATATATGAAGAATGAATTCAAAAAAAGAAGAGATTACATATATAAGAGACTTAATGACATCGGAATTAAAGCAAGTATGCCTAAAGGAGCATTTTATATTTTCCCTGATATATCAAATTTCGGACTTACAAGCGAGGAATTTTGCGAAAAGCTCTTAAATGAAGCTAAAGTTGCTATAGTTCCTGGTTCTGCATTTGGTAAACTTGGTGAAGGTTTTGCAAGAATATCTTATGCCTACAGCATGGAAGAATTAAAAGAATGTTTAGATAGAATGGAAAAGTGGGTTGGCACTTTAAAATAG
- the dapB gene encoding 4-hydroxy-tetrahydrodipicolinate reductase, translating to MTKILLNGCGGKMGTAISNLTSSYDNIEIAAGVDKFAKPGSPYPVFKSIDEVNIPCNVILDFSRPDSLKGLLNYSDKNNLPIVLCTTGFTDDELNTISEFSKNHTVFRSANMSIGINIVNNILKSISSLVYENYDIEIIEKHHNQKVDAPSGTALLLADTIKNSIAENINYIYGRSGVSKKKHNEIGIHAVRGGSIVGEHDILFAGEGETIEIKHTAQSRDVFAVGALKACSFICGKPSGLYDMNDVLGMK from the coding sequence ATGACTAAAATTTTACTAAATGGCTGCGGCGGTAAAATGGGGACAGCCATATCGAATCTTACAAGTAGCTATGACAATATCGAAATAGCTGCCGGAGTTGACAAATTTGCAAAACCAGGTTCACCTTACCCTGTATTTAAATCTATAGATGAAGTTAATATTCCTTGTAATGTAATATTAGATTTTTCTAGACCTGACTCATTAAAGGGACTACTAAATTATTCAGATAAGAATAATTTACCTATAGTACTTTGCACAACTGGATTTACTGATGATGAGCTTAATACAATAAGTGAATTTAGTAAAAATCACACTGTTTTTCGTTCTGCTAATATGTCTATTGGTATAAATATAGTAAATAATATTCTTAAGAGTATAAGTTCTCTCGTATACGAAAATTATGATATCGAAATAATAGAAAAACATCACAATCAAAAAGTTGATGCCCCAAGTGGAACTGCTCTCTTGCTTGCAGATACAATAAAAAATTCTATTGCCGAAAATATAAATTATATCTATGGTAGAAGCGGCGTTAGTAAGAAAAAGCACAATGAAATAGGGATACATGCTGTAAGGGGTGGAAGCATCGTTGGAGAACATGATATATTGTTTGCAGGCGAAGGAGAAACTATTGAAATTAAGCATACAGCCCAATCTAGAGATGTATTTGCTGTAGGTGCTTTAAAAGCATGCAGCTTTATATGCGGAAAACCATCTGGTCTTTATGATATGAATGATGTCCTTGGTATGAAGTAA